One Pectobacterium cacticida genomic window, GCAATTTCCTCAATAGTGGCATTCATCAGAGGCTGTAGACCGCCCATGTATTTTAGCAGGGTTTGGCGACGTTTGGGGCCTACGCCGCCGATAAGTTCCAGGCTGCTGGTATTTTTAACTTTGGCTCTCTTTTTTCGATGTCCGCCAATCGCATGATCATGCGATTCATCACGGATATGCTGAATAACGTGCAATGCCGGAGAATCGGATGGCAGGGCGACGCCTTCACCTGTCGCTTCAAAAAACAACGTTTCCAGCCCGGCTTTACGATCGCTGCCCTTTGCGACGCCCAATAATAGCGGCTTATTCTTATCCCACGCTACGTCTAGCGCATCAAACACAGCCTGAGCCTGACCGAGTTGACCTTTTCCGCCATCTATCACGATGACATCGGGTATTTTACTATCATCCAGCGCCTTACCATATCGACGCCGAAGAACCTGCGCCATCGCGGCATAATCGTCTCCTGGCGTAATCCCACTGATATTATAGCGGCGATATTCCGAGCGTAGCGGGCCATTAGCGTCAAACACCACGCAGGATGCCACAGTTTGTTCACCCATCGTATGGCTGATGTCAAAACACTCCATACGGTGAATTTCAGGTAATTGTAAGACGTTTGCTAATGCGTCCAGACGCTGGCGAATAGTCGATTGCTGGGACAATTTCGTGACCAGCGCCGTGGCAGCATTAGTGCGCGCCAGCTTAAGATAACGCGCCCGATCGCCACGGGGCTTTGTCTGAATCTGTACTTTTCTTCCCGCAACCGCAGTCAGGGACTCCGTTAGCAAATCCTTATCAGGCAAAGTGAAATCAAGTAAAATTTCTGAGGGGAGAGTTCGGCCTGAATTGCCCTGTAGGTAAAATTGTCCGACAAATGTTTGTACTACTTCGCCTAATTCCGTTCCACTGGGGATTTTGGGAAAATAGCTGCGGCTGCCAAGTACTTTTCCCTGTCGGATAAACAGGACATAAACACACGCCATGCCAGCTTCAAACGCGACACTGATAACGTCCAGATCTTCGCCATCGCCTGAAACGAATTGTTTTTCCGTCACCCGCCGAACGGCTTGGATCTGATCGCGAATTCGTGCTGCCTCTTCAAAATTAAGGTCGCGACTGGCGGCTTCCATTCGAGAGATCAGTTGATTCAGCACCTGCTGGTCTTTACCCGATAAGAACAGGCGAACATATTCCACCTGCTGTTGATAGTCCGCCTCACTGACTAAACCGCTAACACAGGGTCCGAGACAGCGGCCTATTTGATATTGCAGACAAGGGCGAGAGCGGTTGCGGTAGACACTATTTTCACACTGACGTATTGGAAAAAGTTTTTGCAGCAATATCAGTGTCTCACGCACGGCATTCCCGTTGGGAAACGGGCCAAAATATTCGCCCTTCGCATGCTTAGCACCACGATGGATGGTCAAGCGTGGATGAACATCTCCGCTCAGAAAAATCATGGGGTAGGATTTATCATCGCGCAATAGCACGTTATAGCGCGGCTGGTACAGTTTGATGTAGTTGTGTTCCAGCAGTAAGGCTTCGGTTTCCGTGTGCGTTATCGTGACATCAATATGCTTGATGCTTTTCACTAACGCCTCGGTTTTGCGGCTCGCCACATGGCTACGGAAATAGCTGGCA contains:
- the uvrC gene encoding excinuclease ABC subunit UvrC, producing MSEYFDASAFLKTVTSQPGVYRMYDDSNTVIYVGKAKDLKKRLASYFRSHVASRKTEALVKSIKHIDVTITHTETEALLLEHNYIKLYQPRYNVLLRDDKSYPMIFLSGDVHPRLTIHRGAKHAKGEYFGPFPNGNAVRETLILLQKLFPIRQCENSVYRNRSRPCLQYQIGRCLGPCVSGLVSEADYQQQVEYVRLFLSGKDQQVLNQLISRMEAASRDLNFEEAARIRDQIQAVRRVTEKQFVSGDGEDLDVISVAFEAGMACVYVLFIRQGKVLGSRSYFPKIPSGTELGEVVQTFVGQFYLQGNSGRTLPSEILLDFTLPDKDLLTESLTAVAGRKVQIQTKPRGDRARYLKLARTNAATALVTKLSQQSTIRQRLDALANVLQLPEIHRMECFDISHTMGEQTVASCVVFDANGPLRSEYRRYNISGITPGDDYAAMAQVLRRRYGKALDDSKIPDVIVIDGGKGQLGQAQAVFDALDVAWDKNKPLLLGVAKGSDRKAGLETLFFEATGEGVALPSDSPALHVIQHIRDESHDHAIGGHRKKRAKVKNTSSLELIGGVGPKRRQTLLKYMGGLQPLMNATIEEIANVPGISPVLAEKIFHALKH